From a region of the Trichoderma atroviride chromosome 6, complete sequence genome:
- a CDS encoding uncharacterized protein (EggNog:ENOG41~TransMembrane:5 (o20-40i83-105o111-130i142-162o168-191i)), translating to MLVASLFRIFYWPGARFDQSLLIQSLIMVGMQVALLKIALDHRPAPSNKGGEAGLPFAAADGLFSQRPYNFWQWRSPKPYWQFVVYLFAGLLVCEVVMSSIPPVYATYSVLVGYIGLSVEATLPIPQILANAQSKSCKGFRLSVLASWIGGDAMKIFWFFTATSEIPLAFKICGIFQACCDCFLGVQYLIYGEGETTVKGHPLQDFSAQEIGTQQQGSTTPTRRSAPFSDYERN from the exons GATCTTCTACTGGCCCGGCGCACGATTCGACCAGAGCCTGCTGATACAGTCCCTGATCATGGTGGGGATGCAGGTGGCGCTTCTCAAGATTGCGCTCGATCACCGACCGGCCCCTTCGAACAAAGGCGGAGAGGCCGGGCTGCCATTCGCTGCTGCCGACGGTCTCTTTTCGCAGCGGCCGTATAATTTCTGGCAATGGAGGTCGCCGAAGCC ATACTGGCAATTCGTTGTCTACCTCTTCGCGGGCCTGTTGGTTTGCGAAGTTGTCATGTCGAGCATTCCTCCCGTCTATGCCACGTACTCGGTCCTCGTCGGCTACATTGGCCTCTCCGTCGAAGCCACGCTCCCGATCCCGCAGATCCTCGCCAATGCGCAATCCAAGTCTTGCAAGGGCTTCCGTCTGTCCGTGCTCGCCAGCTGGATCGGAGGCGACGCCATGAAGATCTTTTGGTTCTTCACCGCCACGTCCGAGATCCCCTTGGCCTTTAAGATCTGCGGCATCTTCCAGGCTTGCTGCGACTGCTTCCTCGGCGTCCAGTACTTGATATACGGAGAAGGCGAGACCACCGTCAAGGGTCACCCTCTGCAGGATTTCTCGGCTCAGGAGATTGggacgcagcagcaggggAGTACGACGCCCACACGGCGGTCGGCGCCATTTAGCGACTACGAGAGGAATTAG